DNA from Candidatus Atribacteria bacterium ADurb.Bin276:
TTTCGTTTCTAAAATCAACGCTGCTGCCCCCTCGGCCATAACAAAACCATCCCGATTTTTATCAAAGGGTCGTGAAGCTTTTTTTGGTTCTTGATTATAGGTAGAAAGGGCTTTCATCGAACAAAAACCGGCTAAGGCAAGTGGTGTAATTGATGCTTCCGAACCAACTGCCACCATTAAGTCAGCATCACCTCGTTGTAACATTCGGAAGGCTTCTCCAATCGCATGAGTGGATGCCTCGCAGGCAGTTGATACGCAGCTATTTGGACCCTTTAACCCCAACTGTATGGCTACGTTTGCTGCTCCCATATTAACAATCATCATCGGAATAAAAAAAGGACTAACCTTTTGTGGACCACGATTCATTAATACCTCATGCTGTTCTTCAAAAGTAAAAATTCCACCGATCCCCGAACCCAATATAACACCCGAACGCTCGTGATTGAGCTTATCTAAATTTATTTGTGAATCCTGAAAAGCCATGATGGAAGCACTTACAGCAAATTGAGAAAAGCGATCCATTCTGCGAGCGTCTTTGCGAGGTAAATAATCATCACAATTAAAGTCTTTTACCTCTCCCGCTATTTGGCTATCATATGAACTGGCATCAAATCTCTTAATGGTATCAATTCCCGATTCTCCATTAATCAGGGCTTGCCAAAATTTTTCTTTTCCAATTCCTATTGGGCTAACTACCCCAATTCCGGTAACCAAGACTCTTCTATCCAAAGTTGAAACCTCCCTTACCATCGAATAAGAGCTGAACCCCAAGTCAAGCCTGCACCAAAACCAACTAACAATATAATGTCTCCTTCCTGGATTCGATTTTCTTGAACTGCTTCAAAGAGTGCCAAAGGTATCGAGGCAGAGGAAGTGTTTGCATATTTATGAATGTTTACAAAGATACGATCTTCGACAATGCCAAGACGTTTCGCAGCTGATTTGATGATCCTTATATTAGCCTGATGGGGGATAAATAAATTGACATCTTCAATCTTTATCTTCCCCTTTTCTAAAACTTTCAGCGAAGCCTCTTCCATAATTTTTACGGCAAATTTAAAGACTTCGTTTCCTGCCATTTTTATATAATGGAGTCGATTTTGAACGGTATCAATTGAGGCTGGCATACGGGAAATGCCGGCTGGAACTTCAATATAGTTAGCTCCTCCTCCATCAGCACCTAAATGGGTTGAAATAATACCCGGTTTTTCTCCCAGACCTAACACAGCTGCTCCGGCTCCATCACCAAATAGCACACAGGTCGCTCTATCTTCCCAATCGAGAATTTTCGATAAAGTTTCGGCTCCAACCACTAAAGCGAAATTCCCACCCCCGGCGGAAAGATACTTTTCTGCAATGGAAAGAGCATAAACAAAACTAGTACAGCCAGCTTCCAGGTCAAAACAAGCAGCTTTTTCTGCACCCAATTCACGTTGGAGAATACAGGCCGTCGCTGGGAAAAGCATATCGGGAGTGACAGTAGCAACTATAATCAAATCAAGGTCAGATGATTTTACCTGGGCTTTTTTCAGAGCTATTCGTGCCGCTTCAATTGCCAACATAGATGTGGTTTCATTTTCCGAAGCAATTCTCCGCTCTCGTATGCCGCTTCGACTGACGATCCATTCATCACTGGTGTCTACTATTTTTTCCAAATCAAAATTGGTTATAACTTTTTGGGGAACACCTGCTCCAACTCCCAGTATTTTCACCGGTCGATTATTCAAATCACTTCCTCCTTCTTTTCAACGAGTGAAAAACCTATTTCTCCCTCGGCTACTATAGTTTCATTGACCTTCGCTATGCAGTTTAACTTACCCATTCTCTTACGAATCTTAAGAAGCTCTACCTTAATAATTAATTGGTCGCCCGGGACAACCGGTTTTCTAATTTTCACCCTATCAATCGTGGTAAAATAAGGAACACAATCATGATACTCATCCAAATTCATCATCATTGTGGCGCCCACCTGAGCCATAGCTTCGATAATGAGCACACCTGGCATGGTTGGTAATCCCGGAAAATGACCTTGAAAAAACCATTCATTGATTGTCACGTTTTTAATTCCAACGGCAGTCATTTCTTCAATAGTAACTCTATCTACTAATAAAAATGGAAAACGATGAGGCAAGATTCTCTGGATCATTCGATTATCCAAGTCCATTTTTTAATACCTCCCCTTTTTTTTAAAAGTCTTCTATTCAATCCTCTATCAGTTCGTCGTGTTCACGCTGGACTATTGAGAGAATTTTGGGTAAATTGACATAAAAGGATAACTGGAGTAGTATTTTACCAAAAATAACAATAATTGTCTCAGGGGTGGGAGAATATATGCTGAGAGGACTTCGCAAAAATCTCGATGTTATCATCATAATCATTGTGGTTGCCTTTGTTTTTACTATTTTTTATGGTACTTTCAGTCGCCGATCACAAAATCCTTCACAAAGTGCCGCAGCGGCGGCAACTGTTAACAATACCGTTATTACTATTTATGACCTTGAAAATCAATTCCGTAATTTCATCTCTCAGTTTGATAACAAATATCTCAACGAACTTGACGAACAGGGAATTAATTACCTTAAAAGACTCACCTTAGAAAGTATGATAAACAATGAACTTTTACACCAGGAAGCAAAATCACGAAAAATTAAAGTGAATAATAATGATATTAATACCAGGCTAAATGAAATTAAAGCCAATTTTCCTTCTGATCGGGAGTTTCAAAATTACTTACAATACAATGGAATCCGAATAAATGATATGAGAGAGTCCATCAAAAGAGATTTGATGATCACCCACCTTACTAATTCATTATACGAAAGTATTGTTATCCCGCCTGAAGACATTAACAATTATTACGAAGAAAATAAAAGTTTGTTTTCAACGCCAACCCAATATCACCTCAATCAGATGACATTTCCATCTCAAGAAGAAGCCGAGAAAGTCTATAAAAGAATCAGTTTGGGTGAAGATTTTTCCAATTTAGCTAAGTTGAATTCAATTGACACCTATGCTTCCCAAGGTGGAGATGCTGGTTGGATATCAGAAAATGCCCTTCCCAACGAAGCTAAAGATTCTATTATTGAATTGAAAGATAAATTGGGTAGCGTTACTCCAATTGTGAAAGTCGGAAACAACTATCAATTCTTTAAACTTATTGAAACCAAACCAGCTGAGGAGAAAACATTGGAAGAGTCTCAAGAAGAAATAAAAGTAATTCTCGAAAACGAGCAAAAAAGAGTAAAATTAGAGCATTTAGTTGCTGAAATTCGCAACAAATCCAAAATAGAATATTCTGAGAGCATTTTAGCCTCAGGTATAGTAAGTGAACCATCGCCGACCGAGCCGCTGCAATCTGAGAATCCGGCAGCGCCATTGCCTGAATCATCCGAACCAACCGAAATACCCGATGTAACATCAACACTAAATCCTTAGAGGATTTTGTTTCTATTGATTATTCATCGATATTCATCAAAAATGAAAACAGCCCTATCTTTTCTTTTGATCGTTTTGATTATGGGTTTGTTTATTGTATTTATTCCCCGGGTTTTTTCTTCTACACCTCAAAACGTGTTTTTTCTTAATCAAAGTTTTAGCAATATTGCCAAAAATGATATTATTCCTTATCTCCAACTCATGGAAAGGAAATGGATTTCTGAACAACTTCAAATACAAGCTCTCGATAAACATTTTCTTATTGACAAAAAAGCTCTTTCGATTCAATGGAACTTATCTCAAATAAAAAAAGGCCTTTTACAGAGAAAAAACCAAAATCAACACGTTCCGCTCTTTTTTTCTTGGAATGAAAAAAAAGTTGTAGAAGCTTTGCATTTTATTGCTGAAAAAACCAATTTAACACCTCAAGATGCCTCACAAAAAGATGAACGGATAATTCGTTCGATAACTGGTTATCGTCTTAACTTAGCCAATGCTATAGACGAAATCCGTAATAGACTTTCACAAGGTTTAGACAATATCGTTATAAAAAGTTATGAGATTCTGAATCCAACCATCGACACGAAAACCTTACTCCAGTCACTGGGATTCCAGCACTTATTAGCTCGCTATGAAACTTCATT
Protein-coding regions in this window:
- the fabH gene encoding 3-oxoacyl-(acyl-carrier-protein) synthase 3, which codes for MNNRPVKILGVGAGVPQKVITNFDLEKIVDTSDEWIVSRSGIRERRIASENETTSMLAIEAARIALKKAQVKSSDLDLIIVATVTPDMLFPATACILQRELGAEKAACFDLEAGCTSFVYALSIAEKYLSAGGGNFALVVGAETLSKILDWEDRATCVLFGDGAGAAVLGLGEKPGIISTHLGADGGGANYIEVPAGISRMPASIDTVQNRLHYIKMAGNEVFKFAVKIMEEASLKVLEKGKIKIEDVNLFIPHQANIRIIKSAAKRLGIVEDRIFVNIHKYANTSSASIPLALFEAVQENRIQEGDIILLVGFGAGLTWGSALIRW
- the fabF gene encoding 3-oxoacyl-(acyl-carrier-protein) synthase 2, with protein sequence MDRRVLVTGIGVVSPIGIGKEKFWQALINGESGIDTIKRFDASSYDSQIAGEVKDFNCDDYLPRKDARRMDRFSQFAVSASIMAFQDSQINLDKLNHERSGVILGSGIGGIFTFEEQHEVLMNRGPQKVSPFFIPMMIVNMGAANVAIQLGLKGPNSCVSTACEASTHAIGEAFRMLQRGDADLMVAVGSEASITPLALAGFCSMKALSTYNQEPKKASRPFDKNRDGFVMAEGAAALILETKESAERRSATIYAELKGYGASCDAYHITAPDPEGEGAARSMLYAIHDAGLRIEDIDYINAHGTSTPLNDKMESLAIKKVFADRAYQLKISSTKSMTGHLLGAAGAMEAAATVLGIYHHTIHPTINLEEKDEDCDLDYVPQKAQKMEIRNAISNSFGFGGHNGSLVFGKFKE
- the ppiD gene encoding Peptidyl-prolyl cis-trans isomerase D; this translates as MLRGLRKNLDVIIIIIVVAFVFTIFYGTFSRRSQNPSQSAAAAATVNNTVITIYDLENQFRNFISQFDNKYLNELDEQGINYLKRLTLESMINNELLHQEAKSRKIKVNNNDINTRLNEIKANFPSDREFQNYLQYNGIRINDMRESIKRDLMITHLTNSLYESIVIPPEDINNYYEENKSLFSTPTQYHLNQMTFPSQEEAEKVYKRISLGEDFSNLAKLNSIDTYASQGGDAGWISENALPNEAKDSIIELKDKLGSVTPIVKVGNNYQFFKLIETKPAEEKTLEESQEEIKVILENEQKRVKLEHLVAEIRNKSKIEYSESILASGIVSEPSPTEPLQSENPAAPLPESSEPTEIPDVTSTLNP
- the fabZ gene encoding 3-hydroxyacyl-(acyl-carrier-protein) dehydratase FabZ produces the protein MDLDNRMIQRILPHRFPFLLVDRVTIEEMTAVGIKNVTINEWFFQGHFPGLPTMPGVLIIEAMAQVGATMMMNLDEYHDCVPYFTTIDRVKIRKPVVPGDQLIIKVELLKIRKRMGKLNCIAKVNETIVAEGEIGFSLVEKKEEVI
- the vanW gene encoding Vancomycin B-type resistance protein VanW; translated protein: MIIHRYSSKMKTALSFLLIVLIMGLFIVFIPRVFSSTPQNVFFLNQSFSNIAKNDIIPYLQLMERKWISEQLQIQALDKHFLIDKKALSIQWNLSQIKKGLLQRKNQNQHVPLFFSWNEKKVVEALHFIAEKTNLTPQDASQKDERIIRSITGYRLNLANAIDEIRNRLSQGLDNIVIKSYEILNPTIDTKTLLQSLGFQHLLARYETSLVEKDENTRFNIDKGAKSVDGYILEKGEIFSFNRIVGPADKDDGYLETKVVVNGKLVPGYGGGVCQVSSTLYNALLQCDAKIIERSSHSGYSETTSYVEPGLDAAVSFGYKDLKFSFPQQRIAIFTYVDSDRLVAEIWGEKEFSGIKSIMSQIQSITDNGDSEAFIEVETTVLKNDIVEKRYKDRYLIPKEYAETLKEQIDKNQ